From the genome of Nicotiana sylvestris chromosome 2, ASM39365v2, whole genome shotgun sequence, one region includes:
- the LOC138886063 gene encoding uncharacterized protein yields MYNAERESLLHHLSAQTLQYDISRYYSQKQKQKAKAKAKSKKQKAKMKDTAQAQLSSAEHQLQIIKEELLVRAKKIEEFEVWLAAELAKATSEAERVKADAQAVVAVYRADAEVAHARAKEIFDAAQVRSFCVAEHAKCQSRRETLEDIYASGFDLTGDIENAKVLEAEAKALLSDDDGSGSSSGSKSGWDEDEAPGED; encoded by the exons ATGTATAATGCTGAAAGAGAATCTTTACTCCATCACTTGAGTGCACAAACACTTCAATATGATATTTCAAGATACTATAGccaaaagcaaaaacaaaaagcaaaagcaaaagcaaaaagcaaaaagcaaaaagcaaaaatg AAAGACACTGCTCAGGCCCAGCTATCTTCGGCCGAACATCAACTCCAAATCATTAAGGAGGAGCTCTTGGTCCgagccaagaaaattgaggagttTGAGGTTTGGCTAGCTGCTGAGCTTGCAAAGGCCACATCTGAGGCAGAAAGAGTAAAGGCCGACGCGCAAGCGGTTGTGGCTGTCTACCGAGCTGATGCTGAAGTCGCTCACGCTCGAGCAAAGGAAATTTTTGATGCCGCTCAGGTTCGATCATTCTGCGTTGCCGAGCATGCCAAATGTCAGTCTCGGAGAGAGACTCTCGAAGATATTTATGCTAGTGGTTTTGACCTTACTGGCGATATCGAGAACGCAAAAGTGCTAGAGGCCGAAGCCAAAGCTTTGCTCTCTGACGATGATGGTTCCGGGAGCTCGAGTGGATCCAAGAGTGGATGGGATGAAGATGAGGCTCCAGGGGAAGATTAG